From Elusimicrobiota bacterium, the proteins below share one genomic window:
- a CDS encoding BrnT family toxin yields the protein MKSIRFVWDEKKNKINQKKHGVRFEEAQTVFYDPRAVQFFDPDHSSDEDRFILLGLSARLNVLVVCHCYRESDSLIRIISARKADSKERDNYRR from the coding sequence ATGAAAAGCATTCGGTTTGTTTGGGATGAGAAGAAAAATAAAATTAACCAGAAGAAACATGGCGTCCGATTTGAGGAAGCCCAAACTGTCTTTTATGACCCTCGTGCCGTTCAGTTTTTTGATCCGGATCATTCCTCGGATGAAGATCGGTTCATTTTATTGGGCCTAAGCGCTCGACTTAACGTGCTTGTTGTGTGCCACTGCTATCGGGAGAGTGATTCCCTCATTAGAATTATTTCGGCCAGGAAAGCCGATTCAAAAGAACGGGACAATTACAGGAGGTAA